One genomic window of Myxococcus guangdongensis includes the following:
- a CDS encoding universal stress protein, with protein sequence MAAPSRILVPVDLSEGSRSIIDYALQLARPFNASVEVLHAWEPPQYVAPDLLVAAPGWNPLSLQQVAMDTAGKELATLLQQMEQPSVTLKHRVVVGEAASTILELVEKEAFDLIIMGTHGRRGLSRMLLGSVAQKLVSRAPCPVLTLHVPQDTKK encoded by the coding sequence ATGGCAGCGCCATCCCGAATTCTCGTCCCCGTCGATCTGAGCGAGGGCTCTCGCTCCATCATCGACTACGCCCTCCAGCTCGCCCGACCCTTCAACGCGTCGGTGGAGGTGCTCCACGCCTGGGAGCCTCCGCAGTACGTCGCGCCGGACCTGCTCGTCGCCGCCCCCGGGTGGAACCCGCTCTCCTTGCAGCAGGTCGCCATGGACACGGCGGGCAAGGAGCTGGCCACGCTGCTCCAGCAGATGGAGCAACCCTCCGTCACGCTCAAGCACCGGGTCGTGGTGGGCGAGGCGGCCTCCACCATCCTGGAGCTGGTGGAGAAGGAGGCCTTCGACCTCATCATCATGGGCACCCATGGGCGCCGGGGGCTCTCGCGCATGCTCCTGGGCAGCGTGGCGCAGAAGCTGGTCTCCCGCGCGCCCTGCCCCGTGCTGACGCTGCACGTCCCGCAGGACACGAAGAAGTAG
- a CDS encoding RNA polymerase sigma factor: MADDAVPLPWKADVQAARRGDPSAFESLVRSVQRQVYGLALRLLQSEAEAAEISQEALLRAYQNLHRYDDARPFDLWVLAITRNLCLDLLRRRTKVRTEELEPMKEVLPSNEVSQEEGAIAREERQSLEEAMATLSVDDREVLALYYVQKRTTKEIAQILGCAPGTIMARLFRAREKLRKKMSTEEAPR; encoded by the coding sequence ATGGCTGACGACGCCGTCCCGCTCCCCTGGAAGGCCGACGTGCAGGCGGCCCGCCGTGGAGATCCGTCCGCCTTCGAGTCCCTGGTGCGCAGCGTGCAGCGCCAGGTGTACGGCCTGGCGCTCCGGCTGCTGCAGAGCGAGGCCGAGGCCGCGGAGATCTCCCAGGAGGCGCTCTTGCGCGCCTACCAGAACCTCCACCGGTACGACGACGCGCGCCCGTTCGACCTCTGGGTGCTCGCCATCACCCGCAACCTCTGCCTGGACCTGCTCCGCCGCCGCACCAAGGTGCGCACCGAGGAGCTGGAGCCCATGAAGGAGGTGCTCCCCAGCAACGAGGTCTCCCAGGAGGAGGGCGCCATCGCCCGCGAGGAGCGCCAGTCCCTCGAGGAGGCCATGGCCACGCTCTCCGTCGATGACCGTGAAGTCCTCGCGCTCTACTACGTCCAGAAGCGCACGACGAAGGAGATCGCCCAGATCCTCGGGTGCGCCCCTGGCACCATCATGGCCCGGCTCTTCAGGGCCCGAGAGAAGCTTCGCAAGAAGATGAGCACGGAGGAGGCCCCCCGATGA
- a CDS encoding 2Fe-2S iron-sulfur cluster-binding protein codes for MRRLPDASLRGRAITVDLEGESIPAIEGEPVACSLVAAGEPMLARSVKYHRPRGPFCFAAACSQCLMRVDGLPNVYTCRTPARDGMKLERQNAYPSAKVDVFETIDWFFPNGLDHHEMFAGVPIAETVMAKVARQLAGLGLLPKDAAPAPPPSRTLRTRVAVVGAGAAGLAAARELTGRGTPFLMFEREDHVGGRLAHGAPEADAPTIDDVATLARDSVVTRATALGLYDDEQGRYLAVGAWENGEARLLKVYAERFLLTPGGHPPMVPFENNDLPGVYAGRAASLLLRRHAVAPERAALVGWGQELQGLAKLLEAHGVKVQVVVDLKGAPGAGAHPTTLEGSEPKAHGLRHVSSFSFTPRQGGRRKVDCDAVLVSVPVTPSFELARQGGAKVSFEASRGLFRVEASPEGRTDAADVFVAGDVTGGGSAKEASEAGRRAAQALVEGLS; via the coding sequence ATGCGACGTCTCCCAGATGCCTCGTTGCGCGGCAGGGCCATCACCGTGGACCTCGAGGGCGAGAGCATCCCCGCCATCGAGGGCGAGCCGGTGGCATGTTCCCTCGTCGCCGCGGGCGAGCCCATGCTCGCCCGTTCCGTGAAGTACCACCGCCCTCGCGGGCCCTTCTGCTTCGCCGCCGCGTGCTCGCAGTGCCTGATGCGCGTGGACGGGCTGCCCAACGTCTACACGTGCCGCACGCCCGCGCGCGACGGCATGAAGCTGGAGCGGCAGAACGCGTACCCCTCCGCGAAGGTGGACGTGTTCGAGACCATCGACTGGTTCTTCCCCAACGGCCTGGACCACCACGAGATGTTCGCCGGCGTCCCCATCGCGGAGACGGTGATGGCCAAGGTGGCCCGGCAGCTCGCGGGCCTGGGCCTGCTGCCCAAGGACGCCGCCCCGGCGCCTCCGCCGTCGCGCACGCTGCGCACCCGCGTCGCGGTGGTGGGCGCGGGCGCCGCCGGGCTCGCCGCCGCGCGGGAGCTGACCGGACGGGGCACCCCCTTCCTGATGTTCGAGCGCGAGGACCACGTGGGTGGCCGGCTGGCGCACGGCGCCCCGGAGGCGGACGCGCCCACCATCGACGACGTGGCCACGCTCGCCCGTGACAGCGTCGTCACGCGCGCCACGGCGCTGGGCCTGTACGACGACGAGCAGGGTCGCTACCTCGCGGTGGGCGCATGGGAGAACGGCGAGGCGCGCCTGCTCAAGGTCTACGCGGAGCGCTTCCTGCTGACGCCCGGTGGACACCCGCCGATGGTGCCCTTCGAGAACAACGACTTGCCCGGGGTCTACGCGGGCCGCGCGGCCAGCCTGCTGTTGCGTCGGCACGCGGTGGCGCCGGAGCGCGCGGCGCTGGTCGGCTGGGGCCAGGAGCTGCAGGGGCTGGCGAAGCTGCTCGAGGCGCACGGCGTGAAGGTCCAGGTGGTGGTGGACCTGAAGGGCGCGCCGGGCGCGGGAGCCCACCCGACGACATTGGAGGGCTCCGAGCCCAAGGCCCACGGCCTGCGGCACGTGAGCTCCTTCAGCTTCACGCCGCGCCAGGGCGGACGGCGCAAGGTGGACTGTGACGCGGTGCTGGTGTCCGTGCCGGTGACGCCCAGCTTCGAGCTGGCGCGGCAGGGCGGCGCCAAGGTCTCGTTCGAGGCCTCGCGTGGACTGTTCCGGGTGGAGGCGAGCCCCGAGGGCCGCACCGACGCGGCGGACGTGTTCGTGGCGGGAGACGTGACGGGCGGAGGCAGCGCGAAGGAGGCGTCCGAGGCGGGCCGCCGCGCCGCCCAGGCGCTGGTGGAGGGACTGTCATGA
- a CDS encoding trypsin-like serine peptidase — protein sequence MIAKSLRALFVMGALSACGTEQSPDVPDLEGTEPLQSQESNVIVGSVNWVSSTTLSGTQATRANAVGYLSIPAVGSRCTAWLVSPDVIITNNHCVGSASEAVGARVSFNYIDGVASGSRVWYTCATFIKTWSGDDMTALRCSATNGQLPGNVHGFLTVASANAATNASIYVVHQNCDYYTSSGCVPTKKLSPGVVKNANYSTTDLSYDADTLGGSSGSPVLSTSTNQVVGLHHIGLGGNSQGRGTANTGVKATRVKARLAEIGL from the coding sequence ATGATCGCCAAGAGCCTGCGTGCGTTGTTCGTGATGGGTGCCCTGTCGGCCTGCGGTACCGAGCAGTCCCCCGATGTCCCCGACCTGGAGGGCACCGAGCCGCTGCAGTCGCAGGAATCCAACGTCATCGTCGGCTCGGTGAACTGGGTGAGTTCCACCACGCTGTCGGGCACGCAGGCCACCCGCGCCAACGCGGTGGGCTACCTGTCCATCCCCGCGGTGGGCAGCCGGTGTACCGCGTGGCTGGTGTCACCGGATGTCATCATCACCAACAACCACTGCGTGGGCAGCGCGTCCGAGGCCGTGGGGGCCCGGGTGTCCTTCAACTACATCGACGGCGTCGCCTCGGGCAGCCGCGTCTGGTACACCTGCGCCACGTTCATCAAGACGTGGTCCGGTGACGACATGACGGCGCTGCGCTGCTCGGCCACCAACGGCCAGCTCCCGGGCAACGTGCACGGCTTCCTGACGGTGGCGAGCGCCAACGCGGCCACCAACGCGAGCATCTACGTGGTGCACCAGAACTGCGACTACTACACGTCGTCCGGCTGCGTGCCGACGAAGAAGCTGTCGCCGGGCGTGGTGAAGAACGCGAACTACTCCACCACGGACCTGTCCTACGACGCGGACACGCTGGGCGGCTCGTCGGGCTCGCCGGTGCTGTCGACGTCCACGAACCAGGTGGTGGGCCTGCACCACATCGGCCTGGGCGGCAACTCGCAGGGCCGCGGCACGGCCAACACCGGCGTGAAGGCCACCCGCGTGAAGGCGCGTCTGGCGGAGATCGGCCTCTAA
- a CDS encoding anti-sigma factor, protein MSVHPCPDLEVLFAELEEGEGPALDHAAGCDACAGVLEEHRLMEQDLYRLADPLPPPTLVASVMARVAAEPVPQRREVWSGLAILMTSLLGGLGYLVMNDQALGRLGTSVASFLVEGRFLAEGVLSGARALWSTEGLAVAAFLAFLILTSLAGLKRLAGSAPTPSEA, encoded by the coding sequence ATGAGCGTGCACCCCTGCCCGGACCTCGAGGTCCTCTTCGCCGAGCTGGAGGAAGGTGAAGGCCCCGCGCTGGACCACGCCGCCGGGTGCGACGCCTGCGCGGGTGTCCTCGAAGAGCACCGGCTGATGGAGCAGGACCTGTACCGGTTGGCGGATCCCCTCCCGCCGCCGACCCTGGTCGCCAGCGTCATGGCGCGCGTGGCGGCCGAGCCCGTACCTCAGCGTCGTGAGGTCTGGTCCGGGCTCGCCATCCTGATGACCTCGCTGCTCGGCGGGCTGGGCTACCTGGTGATGAACGACCAGGCGCTCGGCCGGCTGGGCACCAGCGTGGCGTCCTTCCTCGTCGAGGGCCGCTTCCTGGCCGAGGGCGTGCTGAGCGGCGCCCGCGCGTTGTGGTCGACCGAGGGGCTGGCCGTGGCCGCATTCCTCGCGTTCCTCATCCTGACGTCGCTGGCCGGTCTCAAGCGGCTCGCGGGCAGCGCTCCCACCCCCTCCGAAGCCTGA
- a CDS encoding FAD-dependent oxidoreductase, whose product MSKSMICSCEDVTADDVRHAVSRGYCDVESVKRYTGFGTGICQGKSCLSAVAALLEQEKALKADAVVPFTPRPPLYPTELRLLASAPVDESQPPVGGVPQEVDVFPKGLRPTEPLPAKAKVVIIGGGVMGLALAYNLAREGETDVVVLERGYLCAGASGRNGGGVRMQWGTPALVELAKRSIDLMKGFAREMGINVWLRQGGYLFLARTDAVAKRLERNVALHNRFDVPTRLVTPDAARDIVPGLTMKGCVAASFNPEDGVIFPWPFLWGYAQGCRKKGVRVETYTEVTGFDVSGGQIRKVKTDRGDIACDTVVLASGAWSPEVAKLVGVQLPNEPHRHEILSTEPLKPFLGPLVSVLDSGLYFSQSMRGEIVGGMGDPKEPAGLNMGSTLRFVSRFAQALMEQLPHVGHVKVLRQWAGCYDVTPDNNPILGRTPGLDNLLQMSGFVGHGFMMAPAVAERMAKWMRTGESDELFTRFNLRRFSEGALEREDMIIG is encoded by the coding sequence ATGAGCAAGTCGATGATCTGCTCCTGCGAGGACGTCACCGCGGACGACGTGCGGCACGCGGTCTCCCGGGGCTACTGCGATGTGGAGTCGGTGAAGCGCTACACGGGCTTCGGCACGGGCATCTGCCAGGGCAAGAGCTGCCTGTCCGCCGTGGCCGCGCTCCTGGAGCAGGAGAAGGCGCTCAAGGCCGACGCGGTGGTGCCCTTCACGCCCCGGCCCCCGCTCTACCCCACCGAGCTGCGGCTGCTCGCCAGCGCCCCGGTGGACGAGTCCCAGCCTCCCGTGGGTGGCGTGCCCCAGGAGGTGGATGTCTTCCCCAAGGGGCTGCGTCCCACCGAGCCCCTGCCCGCCAAGGCCAAGGTCGTCATCATCGGCGGCGGCGTCATGGGCCTGGCGCTCGCGTACAACCTGGCGCGCGAGGGCGAGACGGACGTGGTGGTGCTGGAGCGCGGCTATCTCTGCGCGGGCGCGTCCGGCCGCAACGGCGGTGGCGTGCGCATGCAGTGGGGCACCCCGGCGCTGGTGGAGCTGGCCAAGCGCTCCATCGACCTGATGAAGGGCTTCGCCCGGGAGATGGGCATCAACGTGTGGCTGCGTCAGGGCGGCTACCTGTTCCTCGCGCGCACGGACGCGGTGGCCAAGCGGCTGGAGCGCAACGTGGCGCTGCACAACCGCTTCGACGTGCCCACCCGGCTCGTCACGCCGGACGCCGCGCGCGACATCGTCCCCGGCCTCACGATGAAGGGCTGCGTGGCCGCGTCCTTCAATCCCGAGGACGGCGTCATCTTCCCCTGGCCCTTCCTGTGGGGCTACGCGCAGGGCTGCCGCAAGAAGGGCGTCCGCGTGGAGACGTACACGGAGGTCACCGGCTTCGACGTCAGCGGCGGGCAGATTCGCAAGGTGAAGACGGACCGCGGCGACATCGCCTGTGACACGGTGGTGCTCGCCTCCGGCGCGTGGAGCCCCGAGGTGGCGAAGCTCGTCGGCGTGCAGCTGCCCAACGAGCCGCACCGCCACGAAATCCTCAGCACCGAGCCCCTCAAGCCCTTCCTGGGGCCGCTCGTGTCCGTGCTCGACTCGGGCCTGTACTTCAGCCAGTCCATGCGCGGCGAAATCGTGGGCGGCATGGGCGACCCCAAGGAGCCCGCCGGGCTCAACATGGGCAGCACCCTGCGCTTCGTGTCCCGCTTCGCCCAGGCCCTCATGGAGCAACTGCCCCACGTGGGCCACGTGAAGGTGCTGCGCCAGTGGGCCGGCTGCTACGACGTGACGCCGGACAACAACCCCATCCTCGGGCGCACCCCGGGCCTGGACAACCTGCTCCAGATGTCCGGCTTCGTCGGCCACGGCTTCATGATGGCCCCCGCCGTCGCCGAGCGGATGGCGAAGTGGATGCGCACCGGCGAGTCCGACGAGCTCTTCACCCGCTTCAACCTGCGCCGCTTCTCCGAGGGCGCCCTCGAGCGCGAGGACATGATCATCGGCTAG
- a CDS encoding polymer-forming cytoskeletal protein yields the protein MKISSRILIPALLMGAPLALAESAPAARAAESAPAAKSIDVSFRGSLRDALKTIADKGGLNLVVTGDLDVPAEVHLRGVSADQALRTVSRAYSLRMEQDGSIITLRPMTAAEKEAAAQGLAPAASPSPVAEPEPQAVAAPPAPPAPAAPEAPAVASDDDESEETSGSEAEAMREVREQIREQMHRTRDELKRSRRSGARNVVARGQSLEVKEGQTVESAVVYGGNLVVKGNVDKDAVAFGGNLIIHGHVEGDAHAFGGNVVLKPGATVEGDVSSFGGIVDREDGANVEGSINTFGGANIGRLVAKELNQGLNESSNEGKERRHNRDDDNEGGLAAFILTFAVLFGLGFLGQMFFPSRMKQLGDEIRARPVQSGLTGLLGVVAMVPLTVVLAITIIGIPAALVLWMAAPLAAALGFAAVASELGTRLPVMRGRKTQAVVLALGLLVLLVVGAIPVFGAIVSFLVVLIALGAVIRTRFGYRPRGMGIPEPIHPHGEQSL from the coding sequence ATGAAGATCTCCTCCCGAATCCTCATCCCCGCGTTGCTCATGGGCGCTCCCCTCGCGCTCGCCGAGTCCGCGCCCGCCGCCCGCGCCGCCGAGTCCGCGCCCGCCGCGAAGAGCATCGACGTCTCCTTCCGCGGCAGCCTGCGCGACGCGCTGAAGACCATCGCCGACAAGGGCGGCCTCAACCTGGTCGTCACTGGCGACCTGGACGTCCCCGCCGAGGTGCACCTGCGCGGCGTCTCCGCCGACCAGGCCCTGCGCACCGTGTCCCGCGCCTACTCGCTGCGCATGGAGCAGGACGGCTCCATCATCACCCTGCGCCCCATGACGGCGGCGGAGAAGGAGGCCGCGGCCCAGGGGCTCGCCCCGGCGGCCTCGCCCTCCCCCGTCGCCGAACCGGAGCCCCAGGCTGTCGCCGCCCCCCCGGCCCCTCCCGCGCCTGCCGCTCCGGAGGCGCCCGCGGTCGCCTCGGATGATGACGAGAGCGAGGAGACCTCGGGCTCGGAGGCGGAGGCGATGCGCGAGGTGCGCGAGCAGATCCGCGAGCAGATGCACCGCACCCGCGACGAGCTCAAGCGCTCGCGGCGCTCGGGTGCCCGCAACGTGGTGGCGCGCGGTCAGTCCCTGGAGGTGAAGGAGGGACAGACGGTGGAGAGCGCCGTGGTGTACGGCGGCAACCTGGTGGTGAAGGGCAACGTCGACAAGGACGCGGTGGCCTTCGGCGGCAACCTCATCATCCACGGCCACGTGGAAGGAGACGCGCACGCCTTCGGCGGCAACGTGGTCCTCAAGCCTGGCGCCACGGTGGAAGGCGACGTGTCCTCCTTCGGAGGCATCGTGGACCGCGAGGACGGCGCGAACGTGGAGGGCAGCATCAACACCTTCGGCGGCGCCAACATCGGCCGCCTCGTCGCGAAGGAGCTCAACCAGGGCCTCAATGAATCCAGCAACGAGGGCAAGGAGCGGCGGCACAACCGTGACGACGACAACGAAGGCGGGCTCGCGGCGTTCATCCTGACGTTCGCGGTGCTCTTCGGACTGGGCTTCCTGGGACAGATGTTCTTCCCGTCGCGGATGAAGCAGCTGGGTGACGAGATCCGCGCGCGGCCGGTGCAGAGCGGCCTGACGGGCCTGCTCGGGGTGGTGGCGATGGTTCCGCTCACGGTGGTGCTGGCCATCACCATCATCGGAATCCCCGCGGCGCTGGTGCTGTGGATGGCGGCGCCCCTGGCGGCGGCGCTGGGCTTCGCGGCGGTGGCGAGCGAGCTGGGCACGCGGTTGCCGGTGATGCGCGGTCGCAAGACGCAGGCGGTGGTGCTCGCGCTGGGATTGCTGGTGTTGCTGGTGGTGGGCGCCATCCCCGTCTTCGGCGCCATCGTCTCCTTCCTGGTGGTGCTCATCGCCCTGGGCGCGGTCATCCGGACCCGCTTCGGCTACCGGCCGCGCGGCATGGGCATCCCCGAGCCCATCCACCCCCACGGGGAGCAGTCGCTCTGA
- a CDS encoding SDR family NAD(P)-dependent oxidoreductase: protein MRPPIDQATVLITGAAGGIGRELARLLSRRARTLVLVDREVARLEPLREELLTRYPTLGVILHACDVCEPREVDAMVASLESQFIRVDVLVNTATLGLRGLYAEARWGGLEELLRSNVWVPALLTHRLLAPMLERGRGGVLNIGSGAAQLLLPGSAMFAATQRFLDGFTESLRLEVEGRGVVITRVAPGPVGDAGAEEAGRAPFFQISLERCARAALAAFERGEALVYPGWGHRWVMRLLPLLPRGLQRSLGRLALRGVRREALAAPEALPVGLASPVLLAREPNPA, encoded by the coding sequence ATGCGCCCTCCCATTGATCAGGCCACGGTCCTCATCACCGGCGCGGCAGGGGGAATCGGCCGGGAACTCGCCCGGCTGTTGTCCCGGCGCGCCCGCACGCTGGTCCTGGTGGACCGCGAAGTGGCGCGGCTGGAGCCGCTGCGTGAGGAACTGCTCACCCGCTATCCCACCCTGGGCGTCATCCTCCATGCCTGCGACGTGTGCGAGCCGCGCGAGGTCGACGCCATGGTGGCCTCGCTGGAGTCGCAGTTCATCCGGGTGGACGTGCTGGTGAACACCGCCACGCTGGGCCTCCGGGGGCTCTACGCGGAGGCGCGCTGGGGTGGGCTGGAGGAGCTCTTGCGCTCGAACGTGTGGGTGCCCGCGCTGCTGACGCACCGACTGCTCGCGCCCATGCTGGAGCGGGGACGGGGCGGGGTGCTGAACATCGGCTCGGGCGCGGCGCAGCTCCTGCTGCCCGGCTCCGCGATGTTCGCCGCCACCCAGCGCTTCCTCGACGGCTTCACCGAGTCGCTCCGGCTGGAGGTGGAGGGGCGCGGCGTGGTCATCACCCGCGTGGCCCCCGGGCCGGTGGGGGATGCGGGCGCCGAGGAGGCGGGGAGGGCGCCCTTCTTCCAGATTTCACTCGAGCGCTGCGCGCGCGCCGCGCTGGCGGCCTTCGAGCGGGGCGAGGCGCTGGTGTACCCGGGCTGGGGACACCGGTGGGTGATGCGGCTGTTGCCCCTCTTGCCACGGGGGCTCCAGCGGAGCCTGGGGCGGCTGGCGCTGCGCGGTGTTCGCCGCGAGGCCCTGGCCGCGCCCGAGGCCCTGCCCGTGGGGCTCGCGTCGCCCGTGCTGCTGGCGCGCGAGCCCAACCCGGCGTGA